DNA sequence from the Cronobacter turicensis z3032 genome:
TCTGGCCCGCCAGCATGTGGTTGCCGTCAACGACAACATGGTCGTCGCCCACTTCGGTAATTTCTACCGGTACCGGGCCCTGATCGGTTTCCGCCAGGAAACGCATGCCAACCTGCAGCTCGTCAACGCCCATGAAGACGTCTTTCGGTACGCGCTGCACCAGGTTTTCATCGTACTGGCCGTAAGCGTCGTTGGCGCCTACGTTCACATCGAATTTATCGCCAACATCGTGACCTTCCAGCGCCGATTCCAGGCCGGAAATCAGGGAGCCGTGACCATGCAGGTAGTCCAGCGGCGCACTCACCGGAGACTCATCAACCAATACACCGTCTTCTGTACGTACCTGATAGGCCAGGCTGACCACCAGGTCTTTTGCTACTTTCATGATATCTCCTGAGTGAGGAAAAAAGACTGGCGCCGATTGTAGCCCAATTCGGCGCCTGTGTACCCTTTAGCTTAAAGAAACCTGGGGCATCTCGCTAGTCGGGATGAAAAATCCCTATGACTTGCTCATCTTTGCGAACCTTCTCGCGAACTTCTTTATCCGCCTCGCGCATCTGATGCCCGCACTTAACGCACTCGACAATATCGACCTGATTTTCACGCCACATGGCGAGAGAATCCTGCGCCTGGCATTTCGGGCACACGGCCCCGGCAATAAAACGTTTACGCACAGCCATAGGTTCACCTTCTATTCAAATTCGTCCCAGCCGTCCAGCTGGCGTCGTTCCTGCTGCATCTCGCGATGGAAAATCTCTTCCAGCTCGCGCCGCGCCTCGCGTACACGGGAGATTTGCGCGTTATCGGTATGTACCGGCATCAGTTCGCGCAGCATGCGCATATCAAGGCGCCGGAAATGAAGCTGCGCGCGCTGCGCCTGGTGAGGATGCATCCCCAGCGAAACCAGCGTTTTGCGCCCAAGCTCCAGGGCGCTGGAGAACGTCTCGCGCGAGAACTGTTTGACGCCCGCCTGGAGGAGCTCGTGCGCCTCGACGCGACCGCGCGCCCGCGCCAGGATCTCCAGTTGCGGAAAGTGCTGCTGGCAGAGATGCACGATGCGCATTGTGTCTTCCGGGTCGTTGCAGGTCACGACGATAGACTCTGCGGATTCAGCCCCGGCGGCGCGCAGCAGTTCAAGCTCGGTGGCATCGCCATAGTAAACTTTGTAGCCATATTTACGCATCAGGTTGACCGCGCTGATATCGCGCTCCAGCACCGTAATACGCATTTTGTTGGCCATCAGCAGGCGACCAATCACCTGCCCGAAACGTCCGAAGCCGACAATAATCACCTGCGGCTTATCATCTTCCACATAAGGCGTTTCATCGTGGTCGTCCTGGGCGTTGAAGTGGCGCGCCAGCAGGCGGTTGATGCCTTTCATCACCAGCGGCGTGGTCATCATCGAGAGCGTCACCGTCACCAGCAGCAGCGCCATC
Encoded proteins:
- the yheV gene encoding Uncharacterized protein yheV, with product MAVRKRFIAGAVCPKCQAQDSLAMWRENQVDIVECVKCGHQMREADKEVREKVRKDEQVIGIFHPD
- the slyD gene encoding FKBP-type peptidyl-prolyl cis-trans isomerase slyD, with amino-acid sequence MGLQSAPVFFPHSGDIMKVAKDLVVSLAYQVRTEDGVLVDESPVSAPLDYLHGHGSLISGLESALEGHDVGDKFDVNVGANDAYGQYDENLVQRVPKDVFMGVDELQVGMRFLAETDQGPVPVEITEVGDDHVVVDGNHMLAGQNLNFNVEVVAIREATEEELAHGHVHGANGHHHDHDHDHDHDGCCGGHGHSHDHEHGKGGCGNGGCGCH